One part of the Algibacter sp. L1A34 genome encodes these proteins:
- a CDS encoding TonB-dependent receptor domain-containing protein — MKTIYSVLLCALITSVSFGQTNNKAQDTTKQKNIKLDEVIVSGNIKTDPVLNTVTNNYDKNVVQPKNVADLFNDINGFSVIKRGNYAIDPSFRASQYEQLNVQYDGGTKAMHACPNRMDPITTHVIPEEISKIEIIKGPYTVRYGATFGGIINLVTQKPDYLEKGFHGKASAGYETNGNSMVNMLQLQYIENKYDIIGNIGYRDFGSYEDGDGIEIPSAFKSTDYGVKFGYNLTENQRLQAHWRQSFGRDIQHAALAMDTDYDNSSILSLDYKIIDLGEIVKSFSAKAYYSYVDHLMTNFDRPSFATTAAESSVEATTIGGKLELNWEPFKSVTIFSGLDAMSIARDGARIRTVKINMMGMTLATPLVYNDKVWQDAYVNDFGVFTEAKWAINPTAVLTAGIRYDMVKSDLNDPADDFAARYDLEEKTDNNISGTVSIKKIVTNNLTLEVAYGRGIRSANMIERYINHFTVGQDPYEYLGNPNLKPEVNNQFEIGFKGKNSTNSFKYASSFYYSKFENYIVGVVDPTITRKFMPTTDPQFVKVFRNLDNAYKTGFEVMGEVGFFNDFYFKTQLAYVYAKNNDLNESLPLTPPFNTTFSLGLKREKYWANAQYKITSKQDNIAESFGETTTDGYETLDIKFGIIPLKNLTLGVAVLNAFDEAYNNHLNFSFTNQENFGRTPITDPGRNFTAFVQYQF; from the coding sequence ATGAAAACAATTTATAGTGTGCTTTTATGCGCTTTAATTACGTCTGTATCCTTTGGTCAAACAAATAATAAAGCACAAGACACCACTAAACAAAAAAATATAAAATTAGATGAAGTTATTGTTTCAGGAAATATTAAAACAGATCCTGTTCTTAACACGGTAACCAATAATTATGATAAAAATGTTGTTCAACCAAAAAACGTTGCCGATTTATTTAACGATATAAACGGGTTTTCGGTTATAAAAAGAGGGAATTACGCTATCGATCCTAGTTTTCGAGCTAGTCAATATGAACAGTTAAATGTTCAGTATGATGGTGGAACAAAAGCCATGCACGCGTGCCCAAACCGTATGGATCCAATAACAACACATGTTATCCCTGAAGAAATTTCGAAAATTGAAATTATTAAAGGCCCATATACCGTTCGTTATGGTGCCACATTTGGTGGTATAATAAATCTAGTAACGCAAAAACCAGATTATTTAGAGAAAGGCTTTCATGGTAAAGCTTCCGCAGGATATGAAACCAATGGGAATTCCATGGTTAATATGCTTCAGCTTCAATATATTGAAAATAAATATGATATTATCGGAAATATAGGTTATCGGGATTTTGGGAGTTATGAAGATGGTGATGGTATAGAGATACCTTCGGCTTTTAAAAGTACAGATTATGGCGTAAAATTTGGTTATAATCTTACTGAAAATCAACGTTTACAAGCCCATTGGAGACAGTCTTTTGGACGAGATATCCAGCATGCCGCATTAGCCATGGATACAGATTACGATAATAGTAGTATTCTATCTTTAGATTATAAAATAATCGATTTGGGTGAAATAGTTAAAAGTTTTTCCGCGAAAGCTTACTATAGCTATGTGGATCATTTAATGACCAATTTTGATAGACCTTCTTTTGCAACAACGGCGGCCGAATCGTCTGTGGAAGCAACAACAATAGGTGGTAAATTAGAGTTAAATTGGGAACCGTTTAAATCTGTAACTATTTTTAGTGGTTTAGATGCGATGAGTATTGCAAGAGATGGAGCAAGAATTAGAACCGTGAAAATAAATATGATGGGGATGACTTTAGCCACGCCATTAGTTTATAATGATAAGGTTTGGCAAGATGCTTATGTTAACGATTTTGGAGTATTTACCGAAGCAAAATGGGCTATTAATCCAACCGCTGTTTTAACAGCTGGTATACGTTATGATATGGTTAAGAGTGATCTAAATGATCCTGCAGACGATTTTGCAGCACGATATGATTTAGAGGAAAAAACAGATAATAATATTAGTGGAACGGTTTCTATTAAAAAAATAGTGACAAATAACCTGACTTTGGAAGTTGCTTATGGACGTGGCATTCGATCTGCAAATATGATTGAACGCTATATTAATCACTTTACAGTAGGGCAGGACCCTTATGAGTATTTAGGAAATCCAAATCTTAAACCGGAAGTTAACAATCAATTTGAAATTGGTTTTAAAGGAAAAAATAGCACTAATAGTTTTAAATATGCTTCTAGTTTTTACTATTCTAAATTTGAAAATTATATTGTAGGTGTTGTAGATCCTACTATTACACGCAAATTTATGCCTACGACAGATCCGCAGTTTGTAAAAGTATTTAGAAACTTAGATAATGCGTATAAAACAGGTTTTGAAGTTATGGGTGAAGTAGGCTTTTTTAATGATTTTTACTTTAAAACTCAATTGGCTTATGTTTATGCAAAAAATAATGATTTAAACGAATCTTTACCTCTTACACCTCCTTTTAATACTACGTTTTCTTTAGGTTTAAAACGAGAAAAATATTGGGCTAATGCTCAATATAAAATAACAAGTAAACAAGATAATATTGCTGAAAGTTTTGGAGAAACCACTACAGATGGCTATGAAACTTTGGATATTAAGTTTGGTATTATACCGCTTAAAAATTTAACATTAGGAGTTGCTGTGTTAAATGCTTTTGATGAAGCTTATAACAATCATTTAAATTTTAGTTTTACGAATCAAGAAAACTTTGGAAGAACTCCAATTACAGATCCAGGACGCAACTTCACTGCTTTTGTGCAGTATCAATTTTAA
- a CDS encoding NAD(P)/FAD-dependent oxidoreductase produces MSKIVILGAGISGHVAATHLRRKLSKKHEVVVVSPNGNYQWVPSNIWVGIGRMKSEKILFPLEPLYKKKGIGFKQAKAISFFPEGDKNEYKPYVLAEYVKGDNVGQQEKITYDYLINATGPRLNFGATDGLIPGKNKTYSVCTYTHADHAWEGLNKVIEQMKAGKRAKILIGTGHAKSTCQGAAFEYILNVEKELCRHNVRDMAEVTWISNEYQLGDFGMDGMLLSYGSMTMKSHEMVEMIFEDRDIKWILGAGVNKIEDGLAHYENLEGEQKSETYDFAMLIPAFSGHGFKAYDKNKNDITEKLFKGFMIVDADYTQKPYEKWSVKDWPETYQNPSYKNIFAPGIAFAPPHAISKPRKSKNGTDISPAPPRTGMPSGITAKLVADNIIDSIKSGKESLKHKGSMGNMGAACIASAGYGLTKGSGVSITTFPIVPDYEKYPKTQGRQLGKTFGAIGLAGHWLKLALHYAFLYKAKMKPFWWLIPE; encoded by the coding sequence ATGTCTAAAATCGTTATTTTAGGAGCTGGAATTTCTGGCCATGTTGCAGCGACACACTTACGCAGAAAACTTTCAAAAAAACATGAAGTTGTTGTGGTTTCTCCCAACGGTAATTACCAATGGGTCCCTTCTAATATATGGGTAGGAATCGGTAGAATGAAATCCGAAAAAATATTATTCCCATTAGAACCTTTATATAAAAAGAAAGGTATCGGTTTCAAACAGGCAAAAGCTATTTCATTTTTTCCTGAAGGAGACAAAAATGAATATAAACCTTATGTGTTAGCCGAATATGTAAAAGGAGATAATGTAGGACAACAAGAAAAAATAACTTATGATTATTTAATTAATGCAACCGGTCCAAGATTAAACTTTGGAGCAACCGATGGATTAATACCTGGTAAAAACAAAACCTATTCTGTATGTACATATACACACGCAGACCATGCTTGGGAAGGCTTAAACAAAGTTATCGAACAAATGAAAGCTGGTAAAAGAGCTAAAATTTTAATTGGTACAGGACACGCAAAATCCACATGCCAAGGTGCTGCTTTCGAATATATTTTAAATGTAGAAAAAGAATTGTGCAGACATAATGTGCGCGATATGGCAGAAGTAACATGGATTTCTAACGAATACCAATTAGGAGATTTTGGTATGGATGGTATGTTATTAAGTTATGGAAGCATGACCATGAAATCTCATGAAATGGTTGAAATGATTTTTGAAGATCGAGATATTAAATGGATTCTTGGAGCTGGCGTTAATAAAATTGAAGATGGTTTAGCTCATTACGAAAACCTAGAAGGCGAACAAAAATCTGAAACTTATGATTTTGCCATGTTAATTCCTGCATTTTCAGGTCATGGTTTTAAAGCCTATGATAAAAACAAAAATGACATTACAGAAAAACTCTTTAAAGGGTTTATGATTGTCGATGCTGATTATACCCAAAAACCATACGAAAAGTGGTCGGTAAAAGATTGGCCAGAAACGTATCAAAATCCTAGTTATAAAAATATTTTTGCACCAGGTATTGCATTTGCACCACCACATGCTATTTCTAAACCAAGAAAAAGTAAAAACGGTACAGATATTTCACCTGCACCACCACGAACAGGCATGCCATCTGGTATAACTGCAAAATTGGTAGCAGACAATATTATCGATTCTATTAAAAGTGGAAAAGAATCTTTAAAACATAAAGGTTCTATGGGAAATATGGGAGCTGCTTGTATTGCTTCTGCAGGTTATGGACTAACAAAAGGAAGCGGCGTGAGCATTACTACATTTCCTATTGTTCCAGATTACGAGAAATATCCAAAAACACAAGGCAGACAATTAGGTAAAACCTTTGGAGCAATTGGTTTAGCTGGTCACTGGTTAAAATTAGCTTTGCATTATGCCTTTCTTTACAAAGCAAAAATGAAACCATTTTGGTGGTTAATTCCAGAATAA
- a CDS encoding ABC transporter permease: protein MKTILYIIQKEFKQIFRNKGMLPIIFVMPLIQLIILSNAATFEVKNIKFGYIDNDHSSTSRALVEKFNASTYFNVLTDFSSEALASSAMLKGDVDVLLQIPQYFERDLQKEKYNNLGVTINAIDGAAAGVENVYVTQIVQRFNQNIKVDLLQVSDKQIQPITIENIPLFWYNKTLNYKTFMVPGILVLLVTMITLFLSGMNIVREKEIGTLEQINVTPIKKSQFIIGKLFPFWIIGLGLLTVGLALAKLIFNVPMVGSLPLLYLYTSIYILVILGIGLFISNFTDTQQQAMFIAWFFMVIFILMSGLFTPIESMPKWAQTITDFNPIKYFVEVMRMVMLKGSGFMDILPQLLKTALYAFIMNGLAVWSYKKTN from the coding sequence ATGAAAACAATTCTATACATCATACAAAAAGAGTTCAAGCAAATTTTTAGAAATAAAGGTATGCTTCCTATCATTTTTGTTATGCCATTAATACAACTCATTATTTTATCAAATGCAGCCACTTTTGAAGTGAAAAATATAAAATTTGGCTATATAGATAATGATCACTCTTCAACATCTAGAGCCTTAGTTGAAAAATTTAACGCATCTACATATTTTAATGTATTAACAGATTTTTCTTCGGAAGCACTAGCAAGTTCAGCAATGCTTAAAGGAGATGTTGATGTTCTTTTACAAATTCCACAATATTTTGAACGTGATTTACAAAAAGAAAAATACAACAATTTAGGAGTAACTATAAATGCTATTGATGGTGCTGCCGCTGGAGTTGAAAATGTATATGTTACACAAATCGTGCAACGCTTTAATCAAAATATAAAAGTAGATTTATTACAAGTTTCCGACAAACAAATACAGCCAATTACCATAGAAAACATTCCTTTGTTTTGGTATAATAAAACTTTAAACTATAAAACCTTTATGGTTCCAGGAATACTAGTTCTATTGGTAACAATGATTACTCTTTTTCTTTCAGGAATGAATATTGTACGAGAAAAAGAGATAGGCACATTAGAGCAAATAAATGTAACACCAATTAAAAAAAGTCAGTTTATTATCGGGAAACTCTTTCCTTTTTGGATAATAGGACTAGGCTTATTAACTGTTGGTTTAGCATTAGCAAAACTTATATTTAATGTTCCTATGGTTGGAAGTTTACCACTCCTCTATTTATACACATCTATTTATATTTTAGTGATTTTAGGAATTGGCTTATTCATATCCAACTTTACGGATACTCAACAGCAAGCTATGTTTATTGCTTGGTTTTTTATGGTTATTTTTATTTTAATGAGTGGCTTATTCACACCAATAGAAAGCATGCCAAAATGGGCACAAACAATAACGGATTTTAACCCCATTAAATACTTTGTAGAAGTGATGCGCATGGTAATGCTGAAAGGTTCTGGGTTTATGGACATCCTTCCTCAGCTATTAAAAACAGCACTTTATGCTTTTATAATGAATGGTTTAGCTGTTTGGAGTTACAAGAAAACAAATTAA
- a CDS encoding ABC transporter permease, whose translation MKRFIGFIKKEFYHIFRDRRSLFILFGMPIAQIMLFGFAITNEINNVDIAVLDHSKDATTEEIINKISASKYFSINQFIDKESDIETIFKKGKVKAILNFEKDFSKNLIKDNKATIQIITDATDPNTANTISNYVNAILQQYQKGLNKNITIAYQIIPRTRMVYNPELKSVYMFVPGVMTIILMLVSAMMTSISITKEKELGTMEILLVSPIKPIQVIIGKVFPYIFLSIINAIVIVMLSIFIFKMPVQGSFFLLGIESVLFIITALALGILISTISATQQTAMMISLMGLMLPVILLSGFIFPISSMPLPLQIISNIIPAKWFIIIIKGIMLKGVGLQFIWKETLILIGMTVFFIGVSVKKYKIRLE comes from the coding sequence ATGAAAAGATTTATAGGCTTCATAAAAAAGGAATTCTACCATATTTTTAGGGATAGACGCTCGTTGTTTATTCTCTTTGGTATGCCAATTGCTCAAATTATGCTATTCGGTTTCGCTATAACAAACGAAATCAACAATGTAGATATTGCCGTTTTAGATCATTCTAAAGATGCGACAACAGAAGAGATTATTAATAAAATTTCAGCTTCAAAATATTTTAGCATTAATCAATTTATTGACAAAGAGTCGGATATTGAAACTATTTTTAAAAAGGGAAAAGTAAAAGCTATTTTAAATTTCGAAAAAGATTTCAGTAAAAATCTAATCAAAGATAATAAAGCAACCATACAGATTATTACGGATGCTACAGACCCAAATACCGCAAATACAATAAGTAATTATGTAAATGCAATTCTTCAGCAATATCAAAAAGGATTGAATAAAAACATCACAATTGCATACCAAATAATACCAAGAACACGCATGGTTTATAACCCAGAATTAAAAAGTGTGTATATGTTTGTCCCTGGTGTTATGACAATTATTTTAATGTTGGTTTCCGCAATGATGACTTCAATTTCTATTACAAAAGAAAAAGAATTAGGCACTATGGAAATCCTTTTAGTATCCCCAATAAAACCAATTCAGGTCATTATTGGCAAAGTATTTCCGTATATTTTTCTATCCATTATTAACGCAATAGTCATTGTTATGCTGAGTATTTTTATTTTTAAAATGCCAGTTCAAGGTAGTTTCTTTTTACTAGGTATAGAAAGTGTTTTATTCATCATCACTGCATTAGCCTTAGGTATTTTAATATCAACTATTTCGGCAACTCAACAAACAGCCATGATGATTTCTTTAATGGGGCTCATGCTTCCTGTAATTTTATTGTCTGGTTTTATTTTCCCTATTTCAAGCATGCCTTTACCATTGCAAATTATTAGTAATATTATTCCAGCAAAATGGTTTATCATCATCATTAAAGGTATTATGCTCAAAGGTGTTGGATTACAATTTATATGGAAAGAAACTTTAATTTTAATAGGAATGACGGTCTTTTTTATTGGAGTGAGCGTTAAGAAATATAAAATTAGATTGGAATAA
- a CDS encoding ABC transporter ATP-binding protein — protein sequence MENNKVIQVEGLTKMFGDFTAVNAITFEVNKGEIFGFLGANGAGKTTAMKMLIGISKPSSGKANVAGFDVYKQAENIKKNIGYMSQKFALYDDLTVKENITFFGGIYGLSRKKIKEKSELLIEELGLEEVKNQLVGSLPLGWKQKLSFSVSLIHDPKIVFLDEPTGGVDPITRRQFWEMIYKASSEGTTVFVTTHYMDEAEYCDRVSIMVNGKIEALDTPKKLKKQFKVDNMNDVFLKLARG from the coding sequence ATGGAAAATAATAAAGTTATACAAGTAGAAGGACTAACCAAAATGTTTGGAGATTTTACAGCAGTAAACGCGATTACTTTTGAGGTTAATAAAGGTGAAATATTTGGGTTTCTAGGAGCTAATGGAGCAGGAAAAACAACAGCCATGAAAATGTTGATTGGTATTTCTAAACCCTCTTCTGGAAAAGCAAATGTTGCAGGGTTTGATGTGTACAAACAAGCTGAAAATATCAAAAAAAATATTGGTTATATGAGTCAGAAATTTGCTTTATATGACGATTTAACGGTTAAAGAAAACATCACTTTTTTTGGAGGGATTTATGGCCTATCAAGAAAAAAAATAAAAGAAAAATCAGAGCTATTAATTGAAGAATTGGGATTGGAAGAAGTAAAAAACCAGTTAGTAGGTTCTTTACCATTAGGATGGAAACAAAAATTATCCTTTTCTGTGTCTTTAATTCATGATCCAAAAATTGTGTTTTTAGATGAGCCAACAGGAGGAGTAGATCCTATAACTAGACGTCAATTTTGGGAAATGATTTACAAAGCCTCAAGTGAAGGCACAACTGTTTTTGTAACGACACACTATATGGATGAAGCAGAATATTGCGACAGAGTTTCCATCATGGTTAACGGTAAAATTGAAGCTTTAGATACACCTAAGAAACTCAAAAAGCAGTTTAAAGTGGATAATATGAACGATGTGTTTCTAAAACTAGCAAGAGGATGA
- a CDS encoding ABC transporter ATP-binding protein → MSISVNHISKSYKNVKALEDISFEVKEGELFGLIGPDGAGKTTLFRILTTLLIANEGTATVANFDVVLDYKKIRNSVGYMPGKFSLYQDLTVEENLDFFATIFGTTIEENYDLIKEIYVQIKPFKDRRAGKLSGGMKQKLALCCALIHKPKVLFLDEPTTGVDPVSRKEFWEMLKRLQQKGITILVSTPYMDEAALCDRIALIQDGKILQIDTPKAIVKHYPKQIYNVRANNTYQLINALKDYEYNHSVYPFGEFVHYSDSRTDFNPEDLVTYLGSKNLSNIEIEKTQPTIEDTFMELAK, encoded by the coding sequence GTGAGTATATCTGTTAACCATATTAGCAAATCGTACAAAAACGTAAAAGCCTTAGAAGATATTTCTTTTGAAGTTAAGGAAGGTGAACTTTTTGGACTTATTGGTCCTGATGGAGCAGGAAAAACAACGTTGTTTAGAATTCTAACAACACTTTTAATTGCAAATGAAGGTACGGCCACGGTTGCCAATTTCGATGTGGTTTTAGATTATAAAAAAATTAGAAATAGTGTTGGCTATATGCCAGGGAAATTTTCACTCTATCAAGACTTAACTGTTGAAGAAAATCTTGATTTTTTCGCCACTATCTTCGGAACAACTATAGAAGAAAATTACGATTTAATAAAAGAGATTTACGTTCAAATAAAACCTTTTAAAGACCGTAGAGCAGGAAAATTATCTGGAGGAATGAAGCAAAAACTTGCTTTATGTTGTGCACTAATCCACAAACCTAAAGTACTGTTTTTAGACGAGCCAACCACAGGTGTTGATCCTGTTTCCAGAAAAGAATTTTGGGAAATGTTAAAGCGTTTACAACAAAAGGGGATTACTATTTTGGTATCTACACCTTACATGGACGAAGCTGCTTTGTGCGATAGAATTGCTTTAATACAAGATGGTAAAATTTTACAGATTGACACGCCTAAAGCTATTGTAAAACATTATCCCAAACAAATTTATAATGTAAGGGCTAATAATACGTATCAACTCATAAATGCTTTAAAGGATTATGAATACAACCATAGCGTCTACCCTTTTGGAGAATTTGTACATTATTCGGATAGTAGAACAGATTTTAATCCAGAAGATTTAGTAACCTATTTAGGATCAAAAAACCTATCTAATATAGAAATAGAAAAGACACAACCAACTATTGAAGACACCTTTATGGAATTAGCAAAATAG
- a CDS encoding OsmC family protein → MEKHTYNVNVNWTKDRKGTMCSPELKNNATNETNCIEVATPPEFPGGMPNIWSPEHLFTAAISSCLMTTFLAISEYSKLEFVSFKCESKGVLEKVDGKFVISEVLLFPEVVITDESKKERTERILEKSEKACLISNSITSKITMETKIIVQN, encoded by the coding sequence ATGGAAAAACATACTTATAACGTTAATGTAAATTGGACAAAAGACAGAAAAGGAACCATGTGTTCCCCAGAATTAAAAAATAATGCAACCAACGAAACTAATTGCATTGAAGTTGCAACACCACCAGAATTTCCCGGAGGAATGCCCAATATTTGGTCGCCAGAACATTTATTTACAGCAGCGATAAGTAGCTGCTTAATGACCACTTTTTTAGCGATTTCTGAATATTCAAAATTAGAATTTGTGAGTTTTAAATGTGAATCTAAAGGGGTTTTAGAAAAAGTAGATGGCAAGTTTGTAATTAGCGAAGTATTATTGTTTCCGGAAGTTGTAATTACAGACGAATCTAAAAAAGAGCGAACAGAACGTATTTTAGAAAAATCGGAAAAAGCCTGTTTAATTTCAAATTCCATTACCTCTAAAATTACTATGGAAACTAAAATTATTGTTCAAAATTAA
- a CDS encoding HlyD family secretion protein produces MKNYNYILGLSIIATSLFSCGNNDEKADGYGNFEATEITISAENNGKLMQFDLNEGDVLQKEQFIGYIDTIPLALKQEQLEVSKAVIGSKSKGVLSQISVLNSRLKTANINKTRAENLIKDNAGTQKQLDDVSGEIDVIRNQIRSVEIQNAPVVNELKSIDVQLKQIDDQIQKSKIINPVNGTVLTKYAEPNEITAFGKPLYKIANLNTMQLRVYISETQLGNIKIGQEVTVEIDGVDTMKSYKGSISWIASEAEFTPKIIQTKEERVVLVYAVKVDVKNDGSLKIGMPAEMWINNINNN; encoded by the coding sequence ATGAAAAATTACAACTATATATTGGGTTTAAGCATAATAGCAACAAGCTTGTTTTCTTGTGGAAACAACGATGAAAAGGCCGATGGCTATGGAAATTTTGAAGCTACGGAAATAACCATTTCAGCTGAAAACAACGGAAAATTAATGCAATTCGATCTAAATGAAGGCGATGTACTTCAAAAAGAACAATTCATTGGTTATATCGATACTATTCCGTTAGCATTAAAACAAGAACAATTAGAAGTGTCTAAAGCTGTAATTGGCTCAAAATCTAAAGGAGTTTTATCCCAAATAAGTGTACTAAATTCTAGATTAAAAACAGCCAACATTAATAAAACACGAGCAGAAAATTTAATAAAAGATAACGCAGGAACTCAAAAACAATTAGACGATGTTTCTGGAGAAATTGATGTTATAAGAAATCAAATTAGAAGTGTAGAAATACAAAATGCACCTGTGGTTAACGAGCTTAAATCTATCGATGTGCAATTAAAACAAATTGACGATCAGATTCAGAAAAGTAAAATTATAAATCCTGTAAACGGAACGGTATTAACTAAATATGCCGAGCCTAATGAAATTACCGCTTTTGGTAAACCTTTATATAAAATAGCAAATTTAAACACGATGCAATTACGCGTCTACATTAGCGAAACGCAATTGGGCAATATTAAAATAGGTCAAGAAGTTACTGTGGAAATTGATGGTGTAGATACAATGAAATCTTATAAAGGTTCGATTAGTTGGATTGCTTCGGAAGCAGAATTTACACCAAAAATAATTCAAACTAAAGAAGAACGTGTTGTATTAGTTTATGCAGTAAAAGTAGATGTGAAAAATGATGGCAGCCTTAAAATAGGAATGCCTGCTGAAATGTGGATTAACAATATAAATAATAACTAA
- a CDS encoding TolC family protein, which translates to MKQLIIILILLTALPSIAQQSITLEECYNLVTTNYPLAKQSKLLNTQNKLEAAVISTSQLPQISLDAYATYLSDVIEFPATMSAVEPLNNDQYRATVSVNQLIYNGGATGASLDLKSAQLKTKQKQVEVSLYQLKQQINQLYFSILLAQESKLLLNAKQTQLQAKLKEIQSGIKYGAVLPSSDKVLQAELLKIDQQFKELESNKLTLIQSLSSLISLQLNSSTLFQNSLVETQLQTDLTRPELELFQLKKEEIENSESVLSKQNAPKLLGFATGGYGNPGLNMLDNSFQTFYTVGVKLNWKVFDWNSNKKQRESLLINKDIIDNETEIFKLNTNIELNKQQKEIDKTEAFITSDLEIINLRKEVLKSADSQLKNGVITSSAYITELTNLYEDENTLVKHKIQLQLAKSNYNIIKGQ; encoded by the coding sequence ATGAAACAATTAATAATCATTTTAATCCTCCTAACGGCCTTGCCAAGTATTGCTCAACAAAGCATTACACTAGAAGAATGTTACAATTTAGTAACTACTAATTACCCTTTAGCAAAACAATCTAAACTATTAAATACCCAAAACAAACTAGAAGCTGCAGTTATTTCTACTTCACAATTGCCGCAAATAAGTTTAGATGCCTATGCCACTTACCTATCGGATGTTATTGAGTTTCCTGCCACAATGTCTGCGGTGGAGCCACTAAACAACGACCAATATCGTGCTACGGTTTCCGTAAATCAATTAATTTATAATGGAGGAGCAACCGGTGCTTCCTTAGATTTAAAATCGGCGCAATTAAAAACCAAACAGAAACAAGTAGAAGTTAGTTTGTATCAATTAAAACAACAAATCAATCAGCTCTATTTTTCCATTTTATTAGCACAAGAATCAAAGTTATTATTAAACGCAAAACAAACGCAACTACAAGCAAAACTAAAAGAAATACAATCGGGAATTAAATATGGTGCTGTTTTACCATCTTCAGATAAAGTTTTACAAGCTGAATTATTAAAAATAGATCAACAATTTAAAGAATTAGAAAGTAATAAATTAACACTTATCCAATCTCTTTCTAGTTTAATAAGCCTGCAATTAAACTCTTCAACTTTATTTCAAAATTCATTGGTAGAAACGCAATTACAAACGGATTTAACCCGACCAGAATTAGAATTATTTCAACTTAAAAAAGAAGAAATTGAAAATTCGGAAAGTGTATTATCAAAACAAAATGCACCAAAACTACTAGGGTTTGCAACTGGTGGATATGGTAATCCAGGACTAAATATGCTCGATAATTCATTTCAAACATTTTATACTGTTGGAGTTAAATTGAATTGGAAAGTATTCGATTGGAATTCGAACAAAAAACAACGTGAATCCTTATTAATTAATAAAGATATTATAGATAATGAAACCGAAATTTTCAAACTAAACACTAACATTGAATTAAATAAACAACAAAAAGAAATCGATAAAACAGAAGCCTTTATCACATCAGATTTAGAGATTATAAATCTTAGAAAAGAGGTACTAAAATCGGCAGATTCTCAACTTAAAAACGGAGTTATTACCTCATCGGCATATATTACAGAACTCACCAATTTATACGAAGACGAAAATACGTTAGTAAAACATAAAATTCAGTTACAACTAGCAAAATCAAATTACAATATCATTAAAGGACAATAA
- a CDS encoding TetR/AcrR family transcriptional regulator → MRKTKDENTEEQILDAAKSIFQSKGMDGARMQEIADKAGINKAMLHYYYRSKQMLFEAVFKNAFSLLAPQLNTILNDDSSIEEKVRNFTSNYITFIVKHPYLPNFIIQELNRNPDFILKMKGTNGFPNIEKFKKQVQYEVENNIILPISAEQLFINIMALNIFPFVAKPLIMVFTNTDDDAYKKLIEDRKTEVADFIINSIKHI, encoded by the coding sequence ATGAGAAAAACAAAAGACGAAAATACGGAAGAACAAATATTAGACGCTGCAAAAAGCATATTTCAGTCGAAAGGAATGGATGGTGCTCGTATGCAAGAAATAGCAGATAAAGCAGGTATTAACAAAGCGATGCTTCATTACTATTACAGAAGTAAACAAATGCTGTTTGAAGCAGTCTTTAAAAATGCCTTTTCATTATTAGCACCTCAATTAAATACTATTTTAAATGATGATTCTTCAATTGAAGAAAAAGTAAGAAACTTTACTTCAAATTATATAACATTTATTGTTAAACATCCATATCTGCCAAATTTCATAATTCAAGAATTGAATAGAAATCCAGATTTTATTCTTAAAATGAAAGGCACAAATGGTTTCCCTAATATTGAAAAATTTAAAAAACAAGTTCAATATGAAGTTGAAAACAACATTATTCTACCCATTAGCGCAGAACAATTATTCATAAATATTATGGCTTTAAATATTTTCCCATTTGTAGCCAAACCACTAATCATGGTATTTACAAATACAGATGATGACGCTTATAAAAAGCTAATTGAAGATCGAAAAACAGAAGTAGCCGACTTTATTATTAATTCTATAAAGCACATATAA